One window of the Camelus dromedarius isolate mCamDro1 chromosome 15, mCamDro1.pat, whole genome shotgun sequence genome contains the following:
- the CEP68 gene encoding centrosomal protein of 68 kDa isoform X5: MPLLLENGASTSAGLWPRDIPMALGEEKVEVAASADTKAPSCGRWSCREQEADSPGPMDREQLPRLEAEGGLASPVAGTEGLPALACCGGTDPGPSGASQPQASRASQEPVAGGSQPALGCLLPPAGLGTRDLHSVGSQMEETGLPASKELPQTRPIPRVSTFSSGHDADTEDDPSPVELPQVLDLSPQSRISGLPFRSRGRSAMNPGALAPQSSSCSGSAASLSSSLQGHQEKVASQGCSLAQVSSSLELVVPPSGPSGVGPGPRLQWSPQPVSSGGDASALGGRRLSFQAEYWACVLPDSLPPSPDRRSPLWNPNKEYEDLLDYTYPLRPGPRLPKHLDSHVLADPVLQDSGIDLDSFSISPASTLKSPTNVSHSCPPAEATALPFSGPREPGLKQRPSGIPQNQGSVGLASCSHLTSTPRAPGSRDTPWERREPTLNGVKDWPPVDKHLELGSPHLRTRDREWPSPRLEGEKGASQGFRRLACTESRWRSEEEVESDDEYLALPPRLTQVSSLFSYLTSIPTLVPLLTGTAEGQSSLDVSDSDGPASLPSDSSQSQLPSGAALRGSGSPGGQNHSLLRSFLPARGSAGEGSLVSNQAPGVSSGPLRTRASLPSVWDRRAFLDPDAEGQPPRTGREQGKESLVQCVKTFCCQLEELIRWLYNVADVTDHLTPPKSSLISLKSSLQLYRQFKKEIDEHQSLTESVLQKGEILLQCLLDNTPDGHLASDEWNLGLTNPCLSLLSGNFLLKSVHLGPTKKGSQAFPCYQVIYTHVN, translated from the exons GGAGCCAGCACTTCAGCGGGACTCTGGCCTAGGGACATCCCAATGGCTCTGGGAGAAGAAAAGGTAGAGGTGGCAGCATCTGCAGACACAAAGGCCCCGTCCTGTGGGAGGTGGAGCTGCAGGGAGCAGGAGGCGGACAGTCCGGGGCCCATGGACAGGGAGCAGCTGCCACGCCTGGAAGCTGAGGGGGGGCTTGCCTCCCCTGTCGCGGGCACCGAGGGGCTCCCTGCCCTTGCCTGCTGTGGAGGGACTGACCCTGGCCCCTCTGGAGCCTCCCAGCCACAGGccagcagggccagccaggagCCGGTAGCGGGTGGGTCTCAGCCTGCTCTTGGTTGCCTGCTTCctcctgctggcctggggaccaGAGACCTGCACTCCGTGGGGAGCCAG ATGGAGGAGACTGGGCTTCCTGCCTCTAAGGAGCTACCTCAGACTCGCCCCATCCCCAGAGTCTCCACTTTTAGCTCAGGACACGATGCTGATACGGAAGATGACCCGTCCCCAGTTGAGTTGCCACAGGTGCTGGACCTCAGTCCGCAGTCTCGCATCTCAGGCCTGCCATTCCGGTCAAGGGGAAGGTCTGCCATGAACCCGGGGGCCCTTGCTCCTCAGTCCTCCAGCTGCAGCGGCTCTGCTGCGTCCCTCAGCAGCAGCCTTCAGGGTCACCAGGAAAAGGTGGCGTCTCAGGGTTGCTCCCTGGCCCAGGTCTCCTCCTCCCTGGAGCTGGTCGTCCCGCCCTCAGgcccctcgggggtggggccagggcctcGGCTCCAGTGGTCGCCCCAGCCTGTGTCCTCTGGGGGCGATGCTTCCGCGCTGGGCGGGAGGCGTCTATCCTTCCAGGCTGAGTACTGGGCCTGCGTGCTGCCAgattccctgcctccctcccccgacCGCCGCTCCCCGCTCTGGAACCCAAATAAAGAGTACGAAGACCTACTGGACTATACTTACCCACTCAGGCCCGGCCCTCGGCTCCCAAAGCACCTTGACAGCCACGTGCTGGCTGACCCTGTTTTGCAGGACTCAGGCATAGACCTGGATAGCTTCTCCATCTCCCCAGCAAGCACCCTAAAGTCACCTACTAATGTCTCCCACAGTTGCCCACCAGCAGAGGCGACTGCCTTGCCATTCTCTGGGCCCAGAGAGCCAGGCCTTAAGCAGCGGCCCTCTGGAATACCCCAGAATCAGGGCAGTGTGGGGTTGGCATCTTGTAGCCATCTCACATCTAcgcccagagccccaggcagcAGGGACACTCCTTGGGAGAGGAGAGAGCCTACCTTGAATGGTGTGAAGGACTGGCCACCCGTGGACAAGCACCTTGAGCTGGGCTCTCCCCATCTAAGGACAAGGGACAGAGAGTGGCCTTCACCCAggctggaaggagagaaaggggccAGCCAGGGCTTCCGGCGCCTGGCCTGCACGGAGTCCAGATGGAGGTCAGAAGAGGAGGTGGAAAGTGACGACGAGTACCTGGCCCTGCCCCCTCGGCTGACACAAGTTTCTAGCTTGTTTTCGTATCTGACTTCCATTCCCACCTTGGTGCCCCTGCTCACTGGCACTGCTGAAGGACAGAGCTCTCTGGATGTGTCGGACAGTGATGGGCCAGCTTCCCTCCCATCAGACTCCAGCCAAAGCCAGCTTCCCTCTGGGGCTGCTCTCAGAGGGTCCGGGAGCCCTGGGGGCCAGAACCACAGTTTGCTGCGCTCCTTCCTCCCTGCGAGGGGCTCTGCGGGGGAGGGCAGTCTGGTGAGCAACCAGGCCCCAGGGGTCTCCTCTGGACCACTGAGAACACGCGCCTCCTTGCCGTCTGTGTGGGACCGGCGGGCATTCTTGGATCCAGATGCTGAAGGGCAGCCTCCCAGGACAGGAAGAGAGCAGGGGAAAGAGTCACTCGTGCAGTGTGTGAAG ACGTTTTGCTGTCAGCTGGAAGAGCTGATCCGCTGGCTGTACAACGTAGCAGACGTTACCGACCACCTGACTCCGCCCAAGTCCAGTCTCATAAGCCTCAAGTCTTCTCTGCAGCTTTACCGG caatttaagaaagaaatagatgaacACCAGTCTCTGACGGAGAGTGTCTTACAGAAAGGGGAGATTCTTCTTCAGTGCCTGTTGGATAATACTCCAG ATGGACACTTGGCCTCAGATGAATGGAACCTTGGCCTCACTAACCCTTGTCTTAGCTTGCTTTCAGGTAACTTTCTTTTGAAGTCTGTTCATTTAGGACCCACAAAAAAGGGTTCACAAGCATTCCCATGTTACCAGGTCATCTATACACATGTTAACTGA